The DNA window AATGTCGCACACAAGGGGTAAAGGTGGGATTTCAGCCTGTGAAGATCTTACTGTTCTTATTTATGTCTGAGACTGAGTTTGTGAAACTTGAAAAAGTTAAATgctctggtttttgtttttttttggtcaggTTGTCCGGGGACATTATAAAGGCCAGCAAATCGGCAAGGTAGTCCAGGTATACAGAAAAAAATACGTCATCTACATTGAACGCGTACAGCGTGAGAAGGCCAACGGCACAACAGTCCATGTTGGAATCCATCCTAGCAAGGTATAATATGTGCATGGGAACTGAAATTTCCCAAAAGAAAATTTCTGCTAGCTCTGGAAATAGGTGCAGTTTATAGAAGTAGAGTGCTGTCCTAGCACACACAGTAGTTTGAGAAGCCGTAGCACTGGCATAACTATACAGTGAGGAAATGTCCTAGTTGCAGCAGGGAAGTAGGAACCAGAATTCTGGGGTTGTTTCCTGCTGTGAATTGATTGACCATGAAGAAATTATTGGCATCTGAACTGCAGTGTCTTGTGAAAGGCTAAAGCTTTTTTGTAAAAATTTCCAAAAAGCGtggtcatttaaaaacaaaagtactgtttctttttaaaaatactgtaagtGCACATCCACACTGTAGTAACTGCCATGTTGGGggacccctcctccccaacacctcccccccccagtgctctgcAGTGGTGAAAATGTGATTGTCATCCATTGTGGATTGATCTGATCCATCCTTCAGCCTTGCCATATGGCATTTCTGCCACTCTGATGGATGCATTAGAAATACCTAAATACACCTCCATAACTTAAGGAGTTGCTGCCAGGAAGAATATTGTTGGTTGAATCTGGCTTCAGCCTAATATGGTTTAAGATGGTTTGTATTCAGTGAAGATGAAGGAAATGCTTGTTTTGCTCATTATAGACGGGCATTTAAGAATATATAGGGAACTAATGAAATAACAGCAAAGCTAACTAGAAACCTAGTTTGAAGCTGATAAAACAAGACTTTTGCCTGGCCCACACTAGTTTTGAGTGAACCCAGCTCTGGCAGGTTTCCTGAAACCTCTAACAAACTGTGCATGTGATAGAGGGGAACAGAATTATATCCAAAGAACACCGTTTTGTATCCAGATACTGGGTTCCACCACAAATCTACACACAGTGGAAATATTACCTCATCTCTAATGTATCACATCTACCATTCTATTCTAGATAGGTTCTTATAGCACACTCATCGTTATAGTAGCTGTGTGTCTTCTAGTAGTGCACTAAGCAaaatgactaacatctgtcattcTTTCCCCCAGAGGAAGATGTTGATTTGTACTTAAGAGTGAAAAGTAATGAGTTTTCTAATGGGCCTTAGTTCCTTTAGGAGTTAATTCCAGTCTTGGGCCATCCCCAAGAAAGGAGTGTCTCCTAAGGAGGCTCCGTTTCCATAAGGAAATGACCAGCTGCAAATACAAAAGAGGAAAAAGGACAGTCTGGTTATGTAGTAAActtctagggcaggggttctcaaacttcattgcactgcgaccccctactgacaacaaaaattaattactacacaaccccaagaGGAGTGACCAAAGCCTGAGTCTGTCTGTCTGagccccactgctctgggcaGAGAGGACCAGGACTGAAGCTGAACCCTGAGCCCCAGCCGccagtctaatgccagccctggtgacccacagtttgagaaccactgttctagagggATAACAGGAATTTTGCAGTTTTCTGCCTCTCACTGTAGCAGGAGAATCCCTCCTTTTGTCCCATTGATGTTGCGTTTATTTCTTCAATGCTGGCAGAAGCAGAATGAATACTGGCCAGATTGTACAGCCCTACTGCAGATCTGTGTGGCTGTTAAAGCAAATAGTATCAAAATATTGCTTGATGGGAGATACAGTAGATATCTCATTAACTCATTACTTCACAAATGTAAGGGTTTATGTATCTGTTTTTTCTATCACTGCATATTGCTCTTCTAGCACTGCTTAATCCAGTTATGTTACTTCCTTGCCAGCTGGAGAGGCAGAAAAGTAATAGGCTGCTGCAAGGGTCTGGAAACTCCGAAGGTGCCCATTAGAAACTCTTGTGTATATCACTGTCTTATTATGAAATAACTTCAGGAATCTGGAAACAAATTGGGCTTGGCAAGTAATCACTAATGTACCCATGTGTTAATAAGGTTTGATAACTGCCTGGCCAGACTGTAACCTTTTGACAGCAGGCATGCGTTTACAGCACAGCGCACACAGGTTGGTGGCTCTTGCATTCCAAGAAAGGGGACCAGTAAAATTGTATTTGCAATGTTGTCTGCTGTTTGCATGACAAACTTTTTCCATTAGTATTATTTCCCAGATGCTTTCTATCCACTACACAAACATGGGCTGATTTTTGTTTCTGGAGAAGTGCTATTCTATAACTTGCTAACAAACTCAGAGCTGAACTTGGTTTGAAAGATATTTAACTGTAGGGTGTACAAGCAATGCAGTTTGCTGATCTTGGGCTGGTTGTGCTATCTAGTGAATCTCTAAAAGAGAGAACTTTATTCAAGGCTGGAGCACAGAAATGCAGATTTATAATTACAAGAAAGCAACCTTTAATCAAATTATTTGAGAATCTGACTATGATATACTGCCCAAGATGGTCCTCTATTGAATGAATTATTTGAATAAACCCAGTATATGCCTGAATGATATTTACCATCAGTTTTTGCTacttttttttaacctattttattttattgtctttGTCTTTAAACTGGTCATATTgtttatattttgaaaatattctgTGTTGAATACATGGATTAGTGTTTTCCAAAATTATGGGGATATCTCATGTGCCCTGTAAAGAGGGAGGAGTTGTTACTGTGGACACCTTTGCTTAAGTTATGCTAGTGAATGGTGaaggaagctctctgagaggGTATGATCattgtcccttccaaccctgagattctatgtaaTCAGTTGCAGTTCTGCAAATATAGTGTCAGTTTACATGGTGTAATGGCCACTAGCTCCAAATTCTATACATCCCAGCTTAATGCAAGTTGTGAATTTGCATGTTTGGTTTTCATCAGATAACATTCTTTAAGACTTTGAGGAAAACTCTGGATAGTAGAGCAGATGCAGTGAGGGAATAGCAGGGAAAGGGTTAAAGTATATAGTCTTTTTAGCTCTAAGCCACATACTTTGCATAGCATCTGGTAATAATACAAGCAGTAAACTTATCGTGTATCTCAGTGataatttcattctttggctggctggtttgcagTGACCTTCACACCCAGAAAACCTCTACCTGTAGCTGAGGCAAGTTTAAAAGTAAAATTATAAATTCAGTTTATCGCAGCACACTAGGGCTATCAATTCCCAAATACCTGAATATATGTCTATTTCAGTCCATTGTTATTTGCAGACACGTTGGACCAGGGATATTagcccacccaccttgtctattgTGAGTCCATGAATACATACAATTTTAGAGCTTGTTCCATGTGCTGGCCTTTGTGATGCAGTTTTTCAATTCACATGAAACTCTGGGCTCTGGAAAACTTGTAGGCTAGTAAGTGAAACAAGGAGATGAAAATTCAGTGTCAATGAAGAAATCAGCTCGCCATCAGGAAAACCAAGTTACTCTAGGATTAATGCCCCTTGTTGCTTTCCACTGGTTCTCTCATACTGTTTATTAAGAGGACCGACCTGTCAGTGGGGAGGCAGAGGTTTAACTGTGATACTCCCAAGGTGTTAGAATGGCACAATTCTCTGCCAGAGTTTGTTTAATATTATGGATTTTTACTATTTCTCCTTTTTCTCTAGGTGGTGATCACTAGGCTAAAACTGGACAAGGATCGCAAAAAGATCTTGGAACGCAAAGCAAAGTCTCGCCAGGTTGGCAAGGAGAAGGGCAAATACAAGGAAGAAACTATTGAAAAGATGCAAGAATAGAATGGTCTCCTGTGTGTCGCCCATTAAAAGAACTGCTAAAATGAAACCTATTGTTGTGTGTGCTACTTTTGGAAGCATTGGTACAATCTGTCTGGATTGGTGTTTGTCTTCATACCACTTTCACATGTTAATATTGGATGCTCAGAAAAGCACTTCTACTAATTAAAAGAACAGGCTTGTTTTCTTATCCATTGGACACTTTAATTGGTTAAACAGATTTAATATCTTCTCATCATGCATGCACGTTGATTCTTGTATTCCTTTATGTAGTACAAGAGATGTGTATGCCTTTTTACAAAGCCAGTAAAGACAGATGCTATACctaagagtttacagtctaagaaaTCAAGAACAGTAGCAAGAGTtgatgcagggggggggggggcgctcgaAGTACAACTGGGGAGAGAAAGCACATGTGGTTAGAATGAATAGTGCATGTACTGGGTCTTTTCTCCTCTCCATCTCTATAAATGAAACTTTAAGACATGTATAAAACCATGAAGGAATGTAAGTTATTTGGTTCGAAATACCACATACTTTGCAAAATAAGTGGGAGAAATTGGCCATGTTTTTAGTCTACAAAGATTTTTCAAGGCAGATGAGTGCAATGCTTGCAACCACATGCTCTTGCACTAGCTAACTTTTGTCTTCAAAGAAGTTAATAGGCTTGTCTGCATATTAGTTCTACACTGACATATAATGAAGTGGAAGTAAAAGACAGACCAAGGTATTCAAGTACCCTGTTGTAGCTTTATTTTAGTTCTGTGCAGTTACTGAGATGTGATGTGCCTTTAAATTATTACTGAAGTTTGAAAACAGGCTTCCTTCATTTTCAGCACCTTGTGAAATTATACCAGTGTTTATGTAAGTAAAACATAATTCCATGAGCTTTGACATGAATGTAATAGAAATGACCGAAAGCTGTAGCAGACTGGTGAA is part of the Mauremys mutica isolate MM-2020 ecotype Southern chromosome 8, ASM2049712v1, whole genome shotgun sequence genome and encodes:
- the RPL26L1 gene encoding 60S ribosomal protein L26-like 1, which translates into the protein MKFNPFVTSDRSKNRKRHFNAPSHIRRKIMSSPLSKELRQKYNVRSMPIRKDDEVQVVRGHYKGQQIGKVVQVYRKKYVIYIERVQREKANGTTVHVGIHPSKVVITRLKLDKDRKKILERKAKSRQVGKEKGKYKEETIEKMQE